A region from the Pseudonocardia petroleophila genome encodes:
- a CDS encoding HNH endonuclease signature motif containing protein, which produces MFPSVLDPDPPQGVVPDPVPSGTFGLELDLTTTDVSLLSDADLVDAVVGFEAMASWAAARQFAVLAEFSRRGGDGSIRPVTAAVPAREWAGPEVATALTLSPGAGEVRLAQAIRLDGVLRPTRDLLEAGRLDVPRVRLILDRLAVVSDHHAAVVQERVLPAAPGQTWAQLSAALRRAILAVDPDGAAERHQAARKERRVDVFPGEDGMATVWARMSAPDAASSLEWLTRLARGMGADDPRTLDQCRADLAAAALTGRLVIRDPSADPTVVAPVTPGKPLITVVVPYSTLIGVDEEPCEIAGYGPIPAHLARDIAADAVWRRLVTDPLTGAVLDHGRTTYRPPAALADHVRARDVTCRAPGCRRAATTCELDHVIAWADGGTTSEDNLACLCTAHHDLKEQPGWRVTLHPDRSLEWTTPTGHRYRTRPHDHR; this is translated from the coding sequence ATGTTCCCCTCCGTGCTCGATCCCGATCCTCCACAGGGAGTCGTGCCCGATCCAGTTCCCTCCGGGACGTTCGGGCTCGAACTCGATCTCACCACCACCGATGTTTCCCTGCTCTCCGACGCCGATCTGGTGGATGCCGTGGTCGGGTTCGAGGCGATGGCGTCCTGGGCTGCGGCCCGCCAGTTCGCCGTTCTGGCCGAGTTCTCCCGGCGGGGCGGGGACGGATCCATCCGGCCGGTGACCGCTGCAGTTCCGGCGCGGGAGTGGGCCGGGCCCGAGGTGGCCACGGCGCTCACGCTGTCGCCGGGGGCAGGGGAGGTGCGACTCGCCCAGGCGATCCGGCTCGACGGGGTGCTCCGGCCGACCCGCGACCTGCTGGAAGCCGGCCGGCTCGATGTGCCGAGGGTGCGGTTGATCCTGGACCGGCTCGCCGTGGTCTCCGACCATCACGCTGCCGTGGTGCAGGAGCGGGTGCTGCCTGCGGCGCCCGGCCAGACCTGGGCGCAGCTGTCCGCGGCGCTGCGCCGGGCGATCCTCGCCGTCGACCCGGACGGGGCCGCGGAACGTCATCAGGCGGCGCGGAAGGAACGCCGGGTGGATGTGTTCCCGGGTGAGGACGGGATGGCGACGGTGTGGGCGCGGATGTCTGCGCCGGACGCCGCGTCCTCTCTCGAGTGGCTGACCCGTCTGGCCCGCGGCATGGGCGCCGACGACCCGCGGACCCTGGATCAGTGCCGCGCCGACCTCGCCGCCGCCGCACTCACCGGGAGGCTGGTCATCCGCGACCCCTCGGCGGACCCGACGGTCGTGGCTCCGGTGACGCCGGGGAAGCCGTTGATCACCGTCGTGGTCCCGTACTCGACGTTGATCGGGGTGGATGAGGAGCCGTGTGAGATCGCCGGGTACGGCCCGATCCCCGCCCATCTGGCCCGCGACATCGCCGCCGACGCGGTGTGGCGGCGCCTGGTCACCGACCCGCTGACCGGGGCGGTCCTCGATCACGGCCGCACCACCTACCGCCCACCCGCCGCGTTGGCCGACCACGTCCGGGCCCGGGACGTGACCTGCCGGGCCCCGGGCTGCCGCCGGGCCGCGACCACCTGCGAACTCGACCACGTCATCGCCTGGGCGGACGGCGGGACCACGTCGGAGGACAACCTGGCCTGCCTGTGCACCGCGCACCACGACCTGAAGGAGCAGCCGGGCTGGCGGGTCACGCTGCACCCGGACCGGTCACTGGAGTGGACCACCCCGACCGGACACCGCTACCGGACCCGGCCCCACGACCACCGCTGA
- a CDS encoding SIMPL domain-containing protein encodes MKRALLPAVGLVLALAGCAAPGQLGSAAPAPTPGISARGVGTVSGTPDTLTVVLGVATTAPAAAGALADNTARSTALIEVLRGSGVAEEDLRTSGLSIFPSYSSDGGTVTGYEVSNQVTATLRDLDGAGALIDAAAQAAGDAVRVQQISFSIDDDSEQRAAARADAVRRAEAQIEQMAEAAGVSPGALLSITEIPGETGPQPYAADAFAAQESAAVPLLPGSQDVSVVVEVVRAVG; translated from the coding sequence ATGAAGCGCGCACTGCTCCCCGCCGTCGGTCTCGTCCTCGCTCTCGCCGGCTGCGCCGCGCCCGGCCAGCTGGGGTCGGCGGCCCCGGCACCGACGCCCGGCATCTCGGCCCGGGGCGTCGGCACCGTCAGCGGCACCCCGGACACGCTCACCGTCGTGCTCGGCGTCGCCACCACCGCCCCGGCGGCGGCGGGGGCACTGGCCGACAACACCGCCCGCTCGACCGCCCTGATCGAGGTGCTGCGCGGCAGCGGGGTGGCGGAGGAGGACCTGCGCACGAGCGGGCTGTCGATCTTCCCGAGCTACTCCTCCGACGGCGGCACCGTCACCGGGTACGAGGTGAGCAACCAGGTCACGGCGACGCTGCGCGACCTCGACGGGGCAGGGGCCCTCATCGACGCGGCGGCGCAGGCGGCGGGTGACGCGGTGCGCGTGCAGCAGATCTCCTTCTCGATCGACGACGACTCGGAGCAGCGCGCGGCCGCCCGCGCGGACGCCGTGCGGCGGGCCGAGGCGCAGATCGAGCAGATGGCCGAGGCGGCGGGGGTGTCGCCGGGCGCGCTGCTGTCGATCACCGAGATCCCGGGCGAGACCGGCCCGCAGCCCTACGCCGCCGACGCGTTCGCGGCGCAGGAGTCCGCGGCGGTGCCGCTGCTGCCGGGGAGCCAGGACGTCAGCGTGGTCGTGGAGGTCGTGCGCGCGGTCGGCTGA